Part of the Labilibaculum antarcticum genome, AAACTTTCGTTGATTATAAAAAAAAGTCCAACTACATAAAAGGAGTCGGACTATTCAATTCACACTACATCTAATCAATCGCGCAATAGGCACAATAGTACGACCAGTTATCTATTTTTGTTTCCAAGCTCTAAAATAGTTCACCTTATATTCCCCATCCAATCGCTTGTCATCGGGCAATGCACCAAACCACTTGTTTGATTCACAGTTAAAATTAACTTCCAATGGCTGATGCCAATGGGTATTTTCGGCTTCACGAAACAATATTCCATCGATGTAGAACCGAATGTATTTTGGAGTCCATTCCAATCCCCACACATGAAAATCGGCCTGCAATTCTTCAGGGAAATAGTACTTCTTGGCTCTCGAAAAATGTTTTTTAATATCTCCTTTGTCTTTTGGCGTTTTAAAAACATGAATATTGGAATTCAAATCGTGACGATTGTAGGACAAGCCAGGTGCATTTTCACAAATGTCTATCTCTGTCCACCAGTCTTTACTACCATTTGTCATCCAAAAACCCGAAACCCAGGGAGCATCCATTAATTGCACTTCCGCCTCGAAATATCCGTACAGAAATTTTGTTTTACTCTTAATAAAACCTGTAGAATGTGTGAAACCTTCGGGAAGTTGTTCATCTCCATGTTTGTTAACGCGAATCACTACATTTCCATTTTCCAAACTCACATTCGACCCGTGAAAATAGGTTGGTTGTCTGCCTTTCCAACCAGGATTATTTGGATACCAACGTTTTTCATTTAGTTGTGTTGCATTGAACTCGTCCGAATACTTTTCCAGTTTCGTCCAATCTTTCGAATTGGCTTGGTCGGAAAGCGGAAAGTCTGCAGTAGACCGTACTGGTGCCTGTTCTAAATTCACCGAATCGACATAGTTTTTTGGCGGAATGGTTAAGTTCTGGGCAAAAGCAGATCCACCAATTGCTATAGCCAGCGTTAAAAGGGTTATTAATTTTAATTTCATGAGCGTATTTATTCCTGTTAAGTCTGTTTAATTATTTTTTAAGCTAATCAACACAACACCATTAGCACCTCTTGAGCCATAAGCTGCCGCTTCGTTACCAATTAAGACCTTTACCGATTTCACTTGAGCAGGACTCAATCCCGAAATTTGTTCCGTTACAACACCATCGACTAAAATTAATGCGTGCTCGCCTGATGAAATCGAATTTGCCCCACGTGAATTTAAAAAGACAGATTCAACTCCATTTACACTACCAACCTGAGCTGTTGGATTAACAGCTTGAATGACCTGAAATATAGAAGACATCCGGTCGTAATTATTATTCTCATTCATTTGATTTGCAATGCAGTAATCCAGGGTCTCTTCTTTTAAATACTTCTCGTTAACCGCATTGTAGTGAGCACTCTCATTATTTAAATAAAGAAGATTAACTACAAGATCATTTTCACCTCGATAACGAACCGTTTGGCCAACGAAGCCATTTGCTTTAAATTTAATTACATCCTTCTTCGATTTTACCTGAATGCTAAAGTATCCTAAAGAATCTGTTAGTACTGTTTGCTTGCTTTTCGAAGCTACAACCGTCACATTATTTAATGGATAATATTTAAAGGCAGTTACTTTTCCTTTTAAGACCGTTGTTTGCGCTTGCACGCCAGTAAAAGCAAAGGCAATTGAAAGGATAAGTACAGCAAGTTTTAGTTTCATATTTTGGGATTTATTGTTGAATGAATCAACGGTTAGTATTGTCTTTTTGTTTCTATTTCAGATATCAAGAACCTGTTGAGCGGGATCGAATACTTATTTCCGACTGCTTGTTTCGTTTTTAATTTTTTGAAGTTTAGCATCCAATTTCACTACCAATTTCGGATTAGACTCAGCAAGATTGTTCAGTTCTTTCGGATCATCCTCTAAATTGTACAATTGAGCCTTGGTACTTAAGCCAGATTCAATATTTTTCTCCGTTTTAATCCAACCACCAGCATTCTTTGTAGCTTGAATGTATTTCCATTTTCCTTCACGAATGGATAAAGTATATGCTTCTTCAACTAATTCGGCTCTCCCTTTGTTATCAGTACCCAAGTAAGTTTCCAACTGATTGAAACTATCCGGAGCCTCTCCATCTTGCAATTCATGATTTACTAAAGATGCAATAGATGCATAAAGGTCAACATGACCAACTAAAGCATTGCTAGTTTGTCCGCCTTTAATTTTATTTGGCCAGTAAGCGATGGTTGGCACACGGGTTCCTGCTTCGTAAGCAGAATATTTACCACCACGGTAAATTCCCCCAGGCTTATGATCGCCTAGCAATTCCATAGCTTTATCGTCGTAACCATCGTTTATCACAGGGCCATTATCCGATGAGAAAACAATTAGAGTATTGTCTAGAAGGCCTTTGGACTTTAAATAATCAACCAATTGTCCGGTGATGTAATCCATTTGAACAATGGCATCACCACGAACACCCATCGTACTTTTTCCAGCAAAACGAAGAGCAGGCAAACGGGGAACATGAATATCAAGAAAAGCAAAATATAGGAAAAATGGAGTTTCCTGATTCTCATCAATAAAGCTTCTCGCCTTTGAAAGCATTTGGAAAGGAATGGTCTCATCTTTCCAGCGGGCAGCATTTCCTCCTGTCATGTATCCAATTCGGCTTATTCCGTTTACAATGGTATTTGAATGTTGCTTATCGGCACCGTAACGCAATAAATCCGGATTTTTGGTTCCTGTAGGATCTGTTCCTACCATTCCATCGTAACTGACTGTTATCGGATCGTTTTGATCCAAGCCAAGAACCTTATGATTTTCAAGTAATACACAGGGAACACGGTCTCCCGTTGCCGGGATTAGGTAAGAATAATCGAAACCAATCTCCAGTGGGCCTGGTTTCACATCTCCATTCCAATCCACATTTCCATTGCCTAATCCCAAATGCCATTTTCCAATTACAGCAGTCTTATAACCTTCCTGTTGTAACATAGATGGCAATGTTGGTGTTCCTGGCTCAATCAGTAAAGGTGCATCACCTTGTAAAACAGCTGCATTTTTACGGAATGCATAACTCCCCGTCAACAAAGAGTAACGCGAAGGCGTACAAGTAGCCGCCGAACAATGTGCATCGGTAAATAGGATGCCGTTTTGCGCTAATTTATCCACATTAGGGGTTTGCACTCCAGTAGCTCCGGTACACGATAAATCTCCGTATCCTAAATCATCAACGTAAATTACGACGATGTTTGGTTTGCTGTTCTCCTTCTTTTCCACTGCGCCAGCAACAGCACTCATACTCAGGATTGCTGCAACAGTAAATGATGAAAATAGTTTTTGCTTCCAGTTCATTATTTATTTTTATTAGTAGGTTTGATAATTAGAACAGCATCAGCTTTATTGTACCAAGGCGATTCAAAGTCTTGTTTTTTATTCACATTCAATAATTCGCTGTACTCTCCGCTAAGTGTATTCATCCACTGAAGTGATATCGATTCATTCTCTTTGAACAGAAATTCTCCTCGAAATTTGTAGGTATCCTTGGGCACATAAAACAGATAGGTGTCATCACTTTTTAAGCAATAGCCTGCCTGGTTGTGCCAAGGTGTTGGTTTGAACTTGCTGAAATCGAATTTTGAAAACAGACTGGTCATGTATTTAAAATACTCAAACTTTGGCTTGATAAAACCCTCCTCTTGTTCGTAAGGATTATAAACCACCACATTCCAGCTTGCTGCCTGCCAATAATAGGTAGAATAAACTCCGGCAAAAACACATTGATAATTTCTTTTCAAACATGTTTCGGCATTCACATAACTACCCGTAAACACCTCGTAAGGCGACTCCTCGTAGCCTCCGTGCTCAATATTAAAAACAGGTTTATCTGAGTATTTGTTGTAATCATCCAACATGTTGGTGTAAAGAGAATACGTCCAATCCTGTCGGGATATAAAGT contains:
- a CDS encoding family 16 glycosylhydrolase, with protein sequence MKLKLITLLTLAIAIGGSAFAQNLTIPPKNYVDSVNLEQAPVRSTADFPLSDQANSKDWTKLEKYSDEFNATQLNEKRWYPNNPGWKGRQPTYFHGSNVSLENGNVVIRVNKHGDEQLPEGFTHSTGFIKSKTKFLYGYFEAEVQLMDAPWVSGFWMTNGSKDWWTEIDICENAPGLSYNRHDLNSNIHVFKTPKDKGDIKKHFSRAKKYYFPEELQADFHVWGLEWTPKYIRFYIDGILFREAENTHWHQPLEVNFNCESNKWFGALPDDKRLDGEYKVNYFRAWKQK
- a CDS encoding TonB-dependent receptor plug domain-containing protein, with protein sequence MKLKLAVLILSIAFAFTGVQAQTTVLKGKVTAFKYYPLNNVTVVASKSKQTVLTDSLGYFSIQVKSKKDVIKFKANGFVGQTVRYRGENDLVVNLLYLNNESAHYNAVNEKYLKEETLDYCIANQMNENNNYDRMSSIFQVIQAVNPTAQVGSVNGVESVFLNSRGANSISSGEHALILVDGVVTEQISGLSPAQVKSVKVLIGNEAAAYGSRGANGVVLISLKNN
- a CDS encoding sulfatase family protein, encoding MNWKQKLFSSFTVAAILSMSAVAGAVEKKENSKPNIVVIYVDDLGYGDLSCTGATGVQTPNVDKLAQNGILFTDAHCSAATCTPSRYSLLTGSYAFRKNAAVLQGDAPLLIEPGTPTLPSMLQQEGYKTAVIGKWHLGLGNGNVDWNGDVKPGPLEIGFDYSYLIPATGDRVPCVLLENHKVLGLDQNDPITVSYDGMVGTDPTGTKNPDLLRYGADKQHSNTIVNGISRIGYMTGGNAARWKDETIPFQMLSKARSFIDENQETPFFLYFAFLDIHVPRLPALRFAGKSTMGVRGDAIVQMDYITGQLVDYLKSKGLLDNTLIVFSSDNGPVINDGYDDKAMELLGDHKPGGIYRGGKYSAYEAGTRVPTIAYWPNKIKGGQTSNALVGHVDLYASIASLVNHELQDGEAPDSFNQLETYLGTDNKGRAELVEEAYTLSIREGKWKYIQATKNAGGWIKTEKNIESGLSTKAQLYNLEDDPKELNNLAESNPKLVVKLDAKLQKIKNETSSRK